Proteins encoded within one genomic window of Solibaculum mannosilyticum:
- a CDS encoding PSP1 domain-containing protein, with the protein MTEVIGIRFKNIGKIYYFDPAGNQVQKGQRVIVETARGVECGEVVMSNRQVEDEEIVKPLKPVIRMATKEDIKRLEENARKEKEAFRICLKKIESHKLEMKLVDVEYTFDNNKILFYFTADGRVDFRELVKDLASVFRTRIELRQIGVRDESKMLGGIGICGRPFCCSTFLGEFQPVSIKMAKEQGLSINPVKISGTCGRLMCCLKYEQDSYEYLLHITPRVGTPVSTPEGKGVVCETNLLTGDIKVRMDKTPDAVPKMFHRSKLKSLRRESLKDCPKKDKKEEPKESGQQEEQKPVRQERDIPKQQKKS; encoded by the coding sequence ATGACTGAAGTAATAGGCATTCGCTTTAAAAATATCGGTAAGATTTATTATTTTGATCCCGCAGGCAATCAGGTCCAAAAGGGACAACGGGTAATTGTAGAGACGGCCCGAGGGGTGGAATGCGGCGAAGTGGTGATGTCCAATCGCCAGGTTGAGGATGAAGAAATCGTCAAGCCGCTCAAGCCGGTGATCCGAATGGCCACCAAAGAGGATATCAAAAGGCTGGAGGAGAATGCCCGCAAGGAAAAAGAAGCGTTCCGGATTTGCCTGAAGAAGATCGAAAGCCATAAGCTGGAAATGAAACTGGTGGATGTGGAATACACTTTTGATAACAACAAGATCCTGTTTTATTTTACGGCCGACGGCCGTGTGGACTTCCGTGAACTGGTCAAGGACTTGGCATCGGTCTTCCGCACCCGGATTGAGCTGCGTCAGATCGGTGTGCGCGATGAATCCAAGATGTTGGGTGGCATCGGGATATGTGGACGCCCATTTTGCTGCTCCACTTTTCTGGGAGAATTTCAGCCGGTGTCCATCAAGATGGCAAAGGAACAAGGGCTTTCTATTAATCCAGTCAAAATCTCCGGAACCTGTGGCCGCTTGATGTGTTGTCTGAAGTACGAGCAGGACAGTTACGAATACTTGCTGCACATTACCCCAAGGGTGGGGACACCTGTTTCGACGCCGGAAGGGAAAGGCGTGGTGTGCGAGACCAATCTGCTGACGGGGGATATTAAGGTACGTATGGACAAGACGCCGGATGCAGTGCCAAAGATGTTCCATCGTTCCAAGTTAAAGAGCCTGCGCCGGGAATCTCTGAAGGATTGTCCTAAGAAGGACAAGAAGGAAGAACCAAAGGAATCCGGCCAGCAAGAGGAACAGAAACCTGTTAGACAGGAAAGAGATATTCCAAAGCAGCAAAAGAAGTCATAA
- a CDS encoding class I SAM-dependent methyltransferase — MKNPWREVPLDQYERHMAEQKVYQLQELNRLMERQLNGYPVNSVAILGVAGGNGLEHIEADQYESVVGVDINDEYLNACWRRYPKLQSCLKLICADLRQPEISLPQVDLVIANLVLEYIGIGCFFHCLDTIRPRLVSCVVQQGQKENVVSPSPYVQELQRVEEIYQDIDPTGLVARMREAGWVVMLREEIPMPNGKRLIRLDFHLRQQQ, encoded by the coding sequence ATGAAAAATCCATGGAGGGAAGTCCCTCTTGATCAATATGAAAGACACATGGCGGAACAAAAAGTATATCAGCTTCAGGAACTCAATCGGTTGATGGAACGCCAGTTAAATGGATACCCTGTAAATTCGGTGGCCATCTTAGGGGTCGCTGGAGGCAATGGGTTAGAACATATTGAAGCCGACCAGTATGAAAGTGTTGTGGGAGTGGATATCAACGATGAGTACTTAAACGCTTGCTGGAGAAGATATCCCAAGCTGCAGTCCTGCTTAAAACTCATATGCGCCGATTTAAGGCAGCCGGAGATCTCTCTGCCCCAAGTGGATCTGGTCATTGCCAACTTAGTGTTGGAGTACATCGGAATAGGATGCTTTTTCCATTGTCTTGATACTATCCGTCCTCGATTGGTTTCCTGTGTAGTCCAGCAGGGCCAGAAAGAAAATGTAGTGTCTCCATCGCCCTATGTCCAGGAACTGCAAAGAGTAGAGGAGATATATCAGGATATAGATCCTACGGGATTGGTCGCACGTATGAGAGAAGCAGGTTGGGTTGTGATGTTGCGGGAGGAGATTCCTATGCCAAATGGGAAACGTCTTATCCGTTTGGACTTCCATCTCAGGCAGCAGCAATAG
- a CDS encoding DUF4854 domain-containing protein produces the protein MKKIMIRILTLGLACIMALSLAACGSDNTSSTANDNSKAAASQSSTAAESSKASTSSSGKYASIDEYVNSDIVQSQLESLTGSMEDNNIEMTVTGEGDRLIYEYTYTTDVGDVDTVVSVLEQGLEANASTFEKVASNLKLTVDVETPVVVVRYLTEDGKELCSREFSAE, from the coding sequence ATGAAGAAGATCATGATTCGCATTCTGACCTTGGGCTTAGCCTGCATTATGGCCCTTTCCCTTGCTGCCTGCGGCTCCGACAACACTTCCTCCACTGCCAACGATAATTCTAAGGCAGCTGCCTCTCAGAGCAGTACCGCCGCCGAAAGCAGTAAGGCCTCTACCTCTTCCAGCGGCAAGTACGCCTCCATTGACGAGTATGTTAACTCTGATATTGTGCAATCCCAACTAGAGTCCCTGACGGGTTCTATGGAAGACAACAACATCGAGATGACCGTCACAGGTGAAGGCGATAGACTGATCTATGAGTATACTTATACCACTGATGTAGGGGATGTCGATACTGTTGTGTCGGTCTTAGAGCAAGGTCTGGAAGCCAATGCTTCTACCTTTGAAAAAGTTGCATCGAATCTCAAATTGACTGTGGATGTAGAAACACCGGTCGTGGTTGTGCGTTATCTGACAGAGGATGGTAAAGAATTATGCTCGCGTGAATTCTCCGCTGAATAA
- a CDS encoding DUF4854 domain-containing protein: MKKIMIRVLTLGLACVMVLSLAACGGGKFSSIDAYVKSDTVQSQLETLLDSLDGSGMEMTVKGEGNKLIYEYTFNTDLGDTDTVAASLEQALDANASTFESVASELKKEVNVDNPVVVVRYLSGDGSELCSREFSAE, translated from the coding sequence ATGAAAAAGATCATGATTCGCGTTCTGACCCTGGGCTTGGCCTGTGTTATGGTTCTGTCCCTTGCTGCCTGCGGCGGCGGCAAATTCTCCTCCATCGACGCATATGTTAAGTCCGATACCGTACAGTCTCAGTTAGAGACCCTGCTCGACTCTCTGGACGGCAGCGGCATGGAGATGACTGTGAAAGGCGAAGGCAACAAGTTAATCTATGAGTACACTTTTAATACGGATTTGGGTGATACCGATACCGTTGCAGCTTCTCTGGAACAGGCTTTGGATGCCAATGCTTCTACCTTTGAATCGGTCGCATCTGAATTGAAAAAAGAAGTAAATGTGGATAATCCTGTCGTGGTCGTCCGTTATCTGTCTGGTGACGGCAGTGAGTTGTGCTCCCGCGAGTTCTCCGCTGAATAA
- a CDS encoding recombinase family protein, protein MTANTNYPDNITALYARLSQEDALDGESNSIANQKKILLKYATDNAFPNPTFFVDDGVSGVTFDRPGWNEMIRLAEAGKVTTVIVKDMSLIGRDYLKVGYYTESFFAERDIRYIAINDGVDSDKGDNDFTPFRNLFNDFYARDTSKKIRAVMRAKGNAGEHLCTNPPYGYTKDPADKRRWIVDEEAAEIVKRIFALCIAGKGPMQIAKLLTAQHVLTVKAHYAQRDGKPLPEKPYQWGPKSVAGILERPEYTGCTVNFKTYSKSHKLKKRLHNAPENQRIFPNTQPAIIDEQVFERVQELRENKRRPSKTGKQGLFSGLLYCADCGDKLYFCTTNSFSPKQDHYVCSNYKSNTGTCSAHFIREETLKLFVLQRIFDVTALFFDGAMAFEEAAKKQRFQEAEKEAKKRKRKIAQAEKRIAELDRIFKRIYEDDISGAISHERFLKLSADYEAEQKELTEQVKAWRQAVETFEQDQADFASFAVIVRKYVGIWELTPTIVNEFVKKIIIHVPDKSSGHRRQKIELIWNFIREVNLPGDDQTVERQRKGRAA, encoded by the coding sequence ATGACAGCAAATACCAACTATCCCGACAACATCACCGCTTTATACGCCCGCCTGTCCCAAGAGGATGCGCTGGACGGCGAGAGCAACAGCATTGCCAATCAGAAGAAAATCCTTTTGAAGTATGCAACCGATAATGCTTTCCCCAATCCGACATTTTTCGTTGATGATGGAGTGTCCGGGGTGACGTTTGACCGTCCGGGCTGGAATGAGATGATCCGGCTGGCCGAGGCGGGAAAGGTCACAACCGTCATTGTCAAGGATATGTCCCTCATTGGCCGGGACTATCTGAAAGTTGGTTATTATACCGAGAGCTTCTTTGCTGAACGCGATATTCGGTATATCGCCATCAATGACGGCGTGGACAGCGACAAGGGGGACAATGATTTTACCCCTTTTCGCAACCTGTTTAACGACTTTTATGCCCGCGATACCAGCAAGAAGATCCGGGCCGTCATGCGGGCCAAAGGAAACGCCGGGGAACACCTCTGCACCAATCCGCCCTACGGGTACACGAAAGACCCGGCGGACAAAAGGAGATGGATCGTGGACGAGGAAGCCGCCGAGATCGTGAAGCGGATTTTCGCCCTGTGCATTGCGGGGAAAGGCCCCATGCAGATTGCCAAGCTGTTGACCGCCCAACACGTCCTGACTGTCAAGGCTCACTACGCCCAACGGGACGGAAAGCCGCTGCCGGAGAAGCCGTATCAATGGGGCCCGAAGTCTGTGGCGGGGATATTGGAGCGGCCAGAGTACACCGGCTGCACGGTGAACTTCAAGACCTATTCCAAGTCCCACAAGCTGAAAAAGCGGCTGCATAACGCCCCGGAGAACCAGCGGATTTTCCCCAATACCCAGCCCGCTATTATCGACGAACAAGTCTTTGAGCGGGTACAGGAGTTACGGGAGAACAAACGCCGCCCCAGCAAGACGGGGAAGCAAGGATTATTCTCTGGCTTGCTCTATTGTGCGGATTGCGGGGACAAGCTGTATTTCTGTACGACAAACAGCTTTTCGCCCAAGCAAGACCACTATGTCTGCTCCAATTATAAGAGCAATACGGGAACGTGTTCCGCCCACTTTATCCGGGAAGAAACGCTAAAATTGTTTGTGTTACAGCGGATTTTCGATGTGACGGCATTGTTCTTTGACGGTGCCATGGCATTTGAGGAAGCGGCGAAAAAGCAACGGTTCCAAGAAGCGGAGAAAGAGGCCAAGAAGCGCAAGCGTAAAATCGCCCAAGCAGAAAAGCGTATTGCCGAACTTGACCGTATTTTCAAACGCATCTATGAGGACGACATCAGCGGGGCAATCAGCCATGAACGGTTCTTGAAACTTTCTGCCGACTATGAGGCAGAACAAAAAGAACTGACGGAGCAGGTCAAGGCATGGCGGCAAGCGGTAGAAACCTTTGAACAGGATCAAGCCGATTTTGCAAGCTTTGCAGTCATTGTGCGAAAGTATGTGGGTATCTGGGAATTGACCCCCACCATCGTCAATGAGTTTGTAAAGAAAATCATCATCCATGTGCCGGATAAGTCCAGCGGCCACCGCAGGCAAAAGATTGAACTGATCTGGAACTTCATCAGAGAAGTTAACCTGCCGGGCGACGATCAGACCGTGGAACGGCAAAGAAAAGGCAGGGCGGCATGA